In Paracoccus aerodenitrificans, the following are encoded in one genomic region:
- the lon gene encoding endopeptidase La: MTELNHSHPVLPLRDIVAFPHMVVPLFVGRDKSVRALEAVMAEDRPILLATQKDASVDEPDADGIYRIGVLANVLQLLKLPDGTVKVLVEGQRRVEITRFIDNPDYFEAEATPLIEEQGDEDTVIALTKAVAEEFEKYVKIRKNIPDEVVSTVAETSESERLADLVAGHLGVEIDRKQELLETLVVAERLEKVYGLMQGEMSVLQVEKKIKSRVKTQMEKTQREYYLNEQMKAIQKELGDGEEGSDELAELEAKIEKTKFSKEAREKAEAELKKLKSMSPMSAEATVSRNYLDWLLALPWGVKSRTRKDLGKAEEVLDADHYGLEKVKERIVEYLAVQNRSTKLKGPIMCLVGPPGVGKTSLGRSVAKATGREFIRISLGGVRDESEIRGHRRTYIGSMPGKIIQALKKAKTTNPLILLDEIDKMGQDFRGDPASAMLEVLDPEQNSTFVDHYLEVEYDLSNVMFLTTANSYNMPGPLLDRMEIIPLAGYTEDEKREIARQHLLPKQVKANGLRKGEFSVSDEALTHVIRYYTREAGVRSLEREIAKLARKAVTEILKGKTKTVEVGPEKVEEYLGVRRHRYGLAEKEDQVGVVTGLAWTQVGGDLLQIEALKLPGKGRMKTTGKLGDVMKESIDAASSFVRSVAPELGIKPPEFEKRDIHVHVPEGATPKDGPSAGLAMVTSVVSVMTGIPVRKDIAMTGEVTLRGNALAIGGLKEKLLAALRGGIKTVLIPEDNAKDLAEIPDNVKEGLKIIPVSNVREVLKHALVHMPEPVEWDEAAEEAAEAARQATSSTGQGTASVSIAH; the protein is encoded by the coding sequence ATGACCGAACTTAACCATTCGCATCCCGTTCTGCCGCTGCGCGATATCGTGGCGTTCCCGCATATGGTCGTGCCGCTTTTCGTCGGCCGCGACAAATCCGTGCGTGCGCTCGAAGCGGTCATGGCAGAGGATCGTCCGATCCTTCTGGCGACGCAGAAGGATGCTTCCGTCGATGAACCCGACGCTGACGGCATTTACCGCATCGGTGTCCTCGCCAATGTGCTTCAGCTTCTGAAGCTGCCCGATGGCACTGTGAAAGTGCTGGTCGAAGGACAGCGCCGCGTGGAAATCACCCGCTTCATCGACAACCCGGATTATTTCGAGGCAGAGGCCACTCCGCTGATCGAAGAGCAGGGCGATGAGGATACGGTTATCGCACTGACCAAGGCGGTTGCCGAGGAATTCGAGAAATACGTCAAGATCCGCAAGAATATCCCGGATGAGGTTGTCTCGACCGTGGCCGAGACCTCGGAATCCGAGCGTTTGGCCGATCTGGTCGCGGGCCATCTTGGCGTGGAAATCGACCGCAAGCAGGAATTGCTGGAAACGCTGGTCGTTGCCGAGCGGCTGGAGAAGGTTTACGGCCTGATGCAGGGCGAAATGTCCGTGCTGCAGGTCGAAAAGAAGATCAAATCGCGCGTCAAGACCCAGATGGAGAAGACGCAGCGCGAGTACTATCTGAATGAGCAGATGAAGGCCATTCAGAAGGAACTCGGCGATGGTGAGGAGGGTTCGGATGAACTCGCCGAACTGGAAGCGAAGATCGAAAAGACCAAGTTCAGCAAAGAGGCCCGCGAAAAGGCCGAGGCAGAGCTGAAAAAGCTGAAATCCATGTCGCCCATGTCGGCAGAGGCGACTGTCAGCCGCAACTACCTTGACTGGCTGCTGGCGCTGCCCTGGGGCGTGAAATCGCGCACCAGAAAGGATCTGGGCAAGGCCGAAGAGGTTCTGGACGCCGATCACTACGGTCTGGAAAAGGTCAAGGAGCGTATCGTCGAATATCTCGCCGTGCAGAACCGCTCGACCAAGCTGAAAGGCCCGATCATGTGCCTTGTCGGTCCTCCGGGTGTGGGGAAAACCTCGCTTGGCCGGTCGGTCGCGAAGGCGACGGGGCGCGAATTCATCCGCATCAGCCTTGGCGGCGTGCGCGACGAATCCGAGATTCGCGGCCATCGCCGGACCTATATCGGCTCGATGCCGGGCAAGATCATCCAGGCGCTGAAAAAGGCGAAAACCACGAATCCGCTCATCCTGCTCGATGAAATCGACAAGATGGGGCAGGATTTCCGTGGCGATCCGGCAAGCGCGATGCTGGAGGTTCTGGACCCGGAACAGAACTCGACCTTCGTGGACCACTATCTTGAGGTGGAATACGATCTGTCGAACGTGATGTTCCTGACCACCGCCAACAGCTATAACATGCCGGGCCCGCTGCTCGACCGGATGGAGATCATTCCGCTGGCCGGCTATACCGAGGACGAAAAGCGCGAAATCGCCCGTCAGCATCTGCTGCCCAAGCAGGTGAAGGCAAACGGTCTGCGCAAGGGTGAATTCTCGGTGTCCGATGAGGCGCTGACCCATGTGATCCGCTATTACACGCGGGAAGCCGGGGTACGCTCGCTGGAGCGTGAAATCGCCAAGCTGGCCCGGAAGGCCGTGACCGAGATCCTCAAGGGCAAGACCAAGACTGTCGAGGTCGGTCCCGAGAAGGTCGAGGAATATCTCGGCGTCCGCCGTCATCGCTATGGTCTGGCCGAAAAAGAGGATCAGGTTGGTGTCGTGACCGGTCTCGCCTGGACGCAGGTCGGCGGCGATCTTCTGCAGATCGAGGCGCTGAAATTGCCCGGCAAGGGCCGCATGAAAACGACGGGGAAACTCGGCGATGTGATGAAGGAATCCATCGACGCGGCCTCTTCCTTCGTGCGCTCGGTCGCGCCCGAGCTTGGGATCAAGCCGCCGGAATTCGAGAAGCGGGACATCCATGTCCACGTTCCTGAAGGCGCGACGCCCAAGGACGGGCCGTCCGCGGGTCTTGCGATGGTGACCTCGGTCGTGTCGGTCATGACCGGAATTCCGGTGCGCAAGGATATCGCCATGACCGGCGAGGTGACCTTGCGCGGGAATGCCTTGGCCATTGGTGGGCTGAAGGAAAAGCTTCTGGCGGCGCTTCGCGGCGGCATCAAGACGGTGTTGATCCCCGAAGATAATGCCAAGGATCTGGCAGAGATCCCGGATAATGTGAAAGAAGGGCTGAAGATCATCCCCGTTTCCAATGTCCGCGAAGTCCTGAAGCACGCCCTCGTGCACATGCCCGAGCCGGTTGAGTGGGATGAGGCCGCTGAAGAAGCTGCCGAAGCCGCCCGCCAAGCTACTTCAAGCACTGGGCAGGGTACTGCCTCGGTATCGATAGCGCATTAA
- the rpoC gene encoding DNA-directed RNA polymerase subunit beta': MNQEIATNPLNPLAQPRQFDEIKISLASPEEILAWSYGEVKKPETINYRTFKPERDGLFCARIFGPIKDYECLCGKYKRMKYRGLVCEKCGVEVTLQKVRRERMGHIELAAPVAHIWFLKSLPSRIGLMLDMTLRDLERILYFENYVVIEPGLTDLTYGQLMTEEEFMDAQDQFGADAFTADIGAEAIRAMLAEIDLAATAEQLREELKEATGDLKPKKIIKRLKIVESFLESGNRPEWMVMTVIPVIPPELRPLVPLDGGRFATSDLNDLYRRVINRNNRLKRLIELRAPDIIVRNEKRMLQESVDALFDNGRRGRVITGNNRRPLKSLSDMLKGKQGRFRQNLLGKRVDFSGRSVIVTGPELKLHQCGLPKKMALELFKPFIYSRLEAKGYSSTVKQAKKLVEKERPEVWDILDEVIREHPVLLNRAPTLHRLGIQAFEPILIEGKAIQLHPLVCSAFNADFDGDQMAVHVPLSLEAQLEARVLMMSTNNVLSPANGAPIIVPSQDMILGLYYTTMMREGMKGEGMVFASVDEVEHALTTGEVHLHAKIQARLKQIDDDGNEVATRFETTPGRLRLGSLLPLNAKAPFELVNRLLRKKDVQHVIDTVYRYCGQKEAVIFSDKIMGLGFREAFRAGISFGKNDMVIPDNKWDIVGEVQDQVKEFEQQYLDGLITQGEKYNKVVDAWSKCNDRVTDAMMATISKTRKSEDGAELEPNSVYMMAHSGARGSVTQMKQLGGMRGLMAKPNGEIIETPIISNFKEGLTVLEYFNSTHGARKGLSDTALKTANSGYLTRRLVDVAQDCIVREHDCGTEQAINASAAVNDGEIISPLSERILGRTAAEDVLVPGTDEVILRKGELIDERKSDEVENAGVQNVRIRSALTCESEDGVCAMCYGRDLARGTLVNIGEAVGIIAAQSIGEPGTQLTMRTFHIGGVAQGGQQSFTAANQEGTVAFENEATITNDSGELIVMARNMVLNLMNKQGEPVASHKLFYGSKLMVKEGEEVIRGQKLFEWDPYTLPIIAEKPGKAKFVDLVSGLSVRDDTDDATGMTQKIVTDWRSTPKGGDLKPEILIIGEDGEPIRNDQGNPVTYPMSVDAILSIEDGQEIKAGDVVARIPREGAKTKDITGGLPRVAELFEARRPKDHAIIAEIDGYVRFGKDYKNKRRISIEPADENLDPVEYMVPKGKHIPVQEGDFVQKGEYIMDGNPAPHDILRIMGIEALADYLIDEVQDVYRLQGVKINDKHIEVIVRQMLQKIEILDSGDTTLLKGEHVERDEFEEENAKIEAKGGKPATGEPVLLGITKASLQTRSFISAASFQETTRVLTEASVQGKRDKLVGLKENVIVGRLIPAGTGGATMRLKKVASDRDAEVIEARRAEAEAAAALEAPVEVKAEDVTVAPETLDEGALADLPETNGEE; encoded by the coding sequence ATGAACCAGGAAATCGCCACCAATCCCCTGAACCCGCTGGCTCAGCCGCGGCAGTTCGACGAAATCAAGATCTCGCTGGCCTCGCCCGAGGAAATCCTCGCGTGGTCCTATGGTGAGGTGAAGAAGCCCGAAACCATCAACTACCGCACGTTCAAGCCCGAGCGTGACGGCCTGTTCTGCGCACGTATCTTCGGTCCGATCAAGGACTACGAATGTCTGTGCGGCAAATATAAGCGCATGAAATATCGCGGCCTCGTCTGCGAAAAATGCGGCGTTGAAGTCACGCTGCAGAAGGTCCGCCGTGAGCGGATGGGCCATATCGAACTGGCCGCTCCGGTTGCGCATATCTGGTTCCTGAAATCGCTGCCTTCCCGCATCGGCCTGATGCTGGACATGACGCTGCGTGATCTGGAGCGGATTCTTTACTTCGAAAACTATGTCGTCATTGAGCCGGGTCTGACCGATCTGACCTATGGTCAGTTGATGACCGAAGAAGAGTTCATGGACGCACAGGACCAGTTCGGTGCTGACGCCTTCACCGCCGATATCGGGGCCGAGGCGATCCGTGCCATGCTGGCCGAGATCGATCTGGCCGCGACCGCCGAGCAACTGCGTGAGGAACTGAAGGAAGCCACTGGCGACCTGAAGCCGAAGAAGATCATCAAGCGTCTGAAGATCGTTGAAAGCTTCCTTGAATCCGGCAACCGTCCGGAATGGATGGTCATGACGGTGATCCCGGTCATCCCGCCGGAACTGCGCCCTCTGGTGCCTCTGGATGGTGGCCGTTTCGCGACATCGGATCTGAACGATCTGTATCGCCGGGTGATCAACCGGAACAACCGTCTTAAGCGCCTGATCGAGCTTCGTGCGCCCGACATCATCGTGCGCAACGAAAAGCGGATGTTGCAGGAATCGGTCGATGCGCTGTTCGACAATGGTCGTCGCGGCCGCGTCATCACGGGCAATAACCGCCGCCCGCTGAAATCGCTGTCGGATATGCTGAAAGGCAAGCAGGGCCGATTCCGCCAGAACCTTCTGGGGAAACGCGTCGACTTCTCGGGCCGCTCGGTCATCGTGACCGGGCCGGAACTGAAGCTGCATCAATGCGGCCTGCCGAAGAAGATGGCGCTCGAACTGTTCAAGCCGTTCATCTATTCGCGGCTTGAGGCGAAGGGCTATTCCTCGACCGTCAAGCAGGCGAAGAAACTGGTCGAGAAAGAGCGTCCCGAGGTTTGGGATATCCTCGACGAGGTGATCCGCGAGCATCCGGTTCTGCTGAACCGTGCGCCGACGCTGCACCGTCTGGGCATTCAGGCATTCGAGCCGATCCTGATCGAAGGCAAGGCGATCCAGCTGCACCCGCTGGTCTGTTCCGCCTTCAACGCCGATTTCGACGGCGACCAGATGGCCGTTCACGTGCCGCTTTCGCTGGAAGCCCAGCTTGAGGCGCGTGTGCTGATGATGTCCACCAACAACGTGCTGTCGCCCGCCAACGGTGCGCCGATCATCGTCCCGTCGCAGGATATGATCCTTGGTCTCTACTACACGACCATGATGCGCGAAGGCATGAAGGGCGAAGGCATGGTCTTTGCCAGCGTCGATGAGGTGGAACACGCCCTGACGACTGGCGAGGTACATCTGCACGCGAAAATTCAGGCCCGTCTGAAGCAAATCGACGATGACGGTAATGAGGTCGCAACGCGCTTCGAAACCACGCCGGGCCGTTTGCGCCTCGGCTCGCTTCTGCCACTGAACGCGAAGGCTCCGTTCGAGCTGGTGAACCGCCTGCTGCGCAAGAAGGACGTGCAGCACGTTATCGACACGGTTTACCGCTACTGCGGCCAGAAAGAGGCGGTGATCTTCTCGGATAAGATCATGGGTCTCGGCTTCCGCGAAGCGTTCCGCGCCGGTATCTCGTTCGGCAAGAACGACATGGTGATCCCCGATAATAAATGGGACATCGTGGGCGAGGTGCAGGATCAGGTGAAAGAGTTCGAACAGCAATATCTGGACGGTCTCATCACTCAGGGCGAGAAGTATAACAAGGTTGTCGATGCGTGGTCGAAATGTAACGACCGCGTCACCGATGCGATGATGGCGACCATCTCGAAAACCCGGAAAAGCGAGGATGGCGCCGAGCTTGAGCCGAACTCGGTCTATATGATGGCGCATTCGGGTGCGCGGGGTTCTGTCACGCAGATGAAACAGCTGGGCGGGATGCGCGGCCTGATGGCCAAGCCGAATGGCGAGATCATCGAGACGCCGATCATCTCGAACTTCAAGGAAGGTCTGACCGTTCTTGAATACTTCAACTCGACCCACGGTGCGCGGAAAGGTCTGTCCGATACCGCGCTGAAGACGGCGAACTCGGGCTATCTGACCCGTCGTTTGGTTGATGTGGCGCAGGACTGCATTGTGCGTGAACATGATTGCGGCACCGAACAGGCGATCAATGCCTCGGCAGCCGTCAATGACGGTGAGATCATCTCTCCGCTGAGCGAGCGTATTCTGGGCCGTACCGCGGCTGAGGATGTGCTGGTTCCGGGTACGGATGAGGTGATCCTCCGCAAAGGTGAGCTGATCGACGAACGCAAGTCGGACGAGGTCGAGAATGCGGGCGTGCAGAATGTGCGTATCCGCTCGGCCCTGACCTGCGAAAGCGAGGATGGCGTCTGCGCGATGTGCTATGGCCGCGATCTGGCCCGTGGTACGCTGGTCAATATCGGCGAGGCTGTCGGCATCATCGCTGCGCAGTCCATCGGTGAACCCGGCACGCAGCTGACGATGCGGACCTTCCATATCGGCGGCGTCGCGCAGGGTGGTCAGCAATCCTTCACTGCCGCCAACCAGGAGGGGACGGTTGCCTTCGAGAATGAAGCGACCATCACCAACGATTCGGGTGAGCTGATCGTCATGGCTCGGAACATGGTTCTGAACCTGATGAACAAGCAGGGCGAGCCGGTGGCGTCGCACAAGCTGTTCTACGGCTCGAAGCTGATGGTGAAGGAAGGCGAAGAGGTCATTCGCGGACAGAAGCTGTTCGAATGGGACCCGTATACCCTGCCGATCATCGCCGAGAAGCCGGGTAAGGCGAAATTCGTCGATCTGGTATCGGGTCTGTCGGTTCGTGACGATACGGATGATGCGACCGGGATGACGCAGAAGATCGTGACCGACTGGCGCTCGACGCCGAAAGGTGGCGATCTGAAGCCGGAAATACTGATTATCGGCGAAGATGGCGAACCGATCCGCAACGATCAGGGCAATCCGGTCACCTATCCGATGTCGGTGGACGCAATTCTGTCCATCGAAGACGGGCAGGAGATCAAGGCCGGTGACGTGGTGGCGCGTATTCCGCGCGAAGGTGCCAAGACCAAGGACATCACCGGGGGTCTGCCCCGTGTGGCGGAACTGTTCGAGGCGCGTCGTCCGAAAGATCACGCGATCATCGCCGAAATCGACGGTTATGTGCGCTTCGGCAAGGACTACAAGAACAAGCGCCGCATCTCGATCGAACCGGCTGACGAGAATCTGGATCCCGTCGAATACATGGTGCCGAAAGGCAAGCACATCCCGGTGCAGGAAGGCGACTTCGTGCAGAAGGGTGAGTATATCATGGACGGTAACCCGGCCCCGCACGATATTCTGCGGATCATGGGCATCGAGGCTCTGGCCGATTACCTGATCGACGAGGTGCAGGACGTCTATCGTCTGCAGGGCGTGAAGATCAACGACAAGCATATCGAGGTGATCGTTCGCCAGATGCTTCAGAAGATCGAGATCCTGGATTCGGGCGACACAACCCTGCTGAAAGGCGAGCATGTCGAACGCGATGAGTTCGAGGAAGAAAATGCCAAGATCGAAGCCAAGGGCGGCAAGCCCGCCACGGGTGAGCCGGTTCTTCTGGGCATCACCAAGGCGTCGCTGCAGACCCGCAGCTTCATCTCGGCGGCCTCATTCCAGGAAACGACTCGTGTGCTGACCGAAGCTTCGGTTCAGGGCAAGCGCGACAAGCTGGTCGGTCTGAAGGAAAACGTCATTGTTGGCCGCCTGATCCCGGCAGGGACCGGTGGGGCGACGATGCGCCTGAAGAAAGTGGCAAGCGACCGCGATGCCGAGGTGATCGAAGCACGCCGGGCAGAGGCCGAAGCGGCTGCTGCTCTGGAAGCTCCGGTCGAGGTGAAAGCCGAGGATGTCACCGTGGCGCCGGAAACTCTGGACGAGGGCGCTCTGGCCGATCTGCCCGAAACCAACGGCGAAGAGTGA